The DNA segment TACAGCGGCCACGGTGGCCGAGCCCTGCCGCCGGCTGCCGGGTCCGGGTCCAGATCTGGGTCCGGGCCCGAACCGATGGACCTTCAGTTCATCGTCCCCTACGACTTCGACGAGTCCGGGCCGGACGACTTCCGCGGCATCACGTCGGTGGAGCTCTCCGTGTTGCTGGCCCGCCTGACCGTGCGGACGGACAACGCGGTGGCGATATTCGACTGCTGCCATTCCGGGCGGATCTCCCGGGAGGACCGGCTCAGGGTCAAGGCCACCTCCCGCACGACCACCTACGGGGACCTGAGCGCCCACATCGAGAAGATGCGGGGACAAGGGCTGCGCACCGACTTGGTGCCGGCCACCGGCAACCCCAAGGCCGTGCGGATCGTGGCCTGCGCGCCCGAACAACTGTCCTACGAGTACCCCGGCATGGGCGGCAAGCAGATCGGCATCATGACCGAAGCCCTCACCCTGGCGCTGAAGGCGGCGGGGACCGAGCGCGTCAGCTGGGCGACGCTGCTGGACGCCGTGCGGCTCCGGGTCTCCTCGCTGGTGTCGGGCCAGCGCCCCGAGGCTGAGGGCCCTTCCCGCCGGCTGCTGTTCGAGACCGAGGGGGACGACCGTCTCGACTCGCTTCCGGTCACCGTCGTCGGCGACGGACGCGTTCGGCTCGATTGCGCGCCTCTGCTCGGGGTCCGCCAGGGCGACACCTTCACCGTCCTGTCGCCGGCCCAGGACACGATCGGCGACCTGACGGTGGACCGGGTCGGACCGTTCTCCGCACAGGGCGAGGTGGCCTTCGCCGCCGGAATCACCGAGGTCCCGGTCGGCGCGCGGGCACGCCGGATCACCGCGGCGGCGCCCAAGCTCGTCGTGTCGGTACCTCCGGACATCCCGCATGGCGCCGAGCTGGACCGGGCGCTAGCCGCTTCGCCTCTTCTCCGAACGGCTGCCGGCGACGAACCATGGGCCGCGCGGTTGCGGATCGATGATGACGGTGCCGTGACGGTCGCCGACCGCGTCGGCGCGCTGCACGAGCCACGGCCCAGCGGCGAGGCCGGCCTGGCCAAGGCGGTCCGCGACCTGGAGAGGCTGGCCCGGGCCGAGGCGCTGCGCGGCCTGGACGCCGACACCCGCTGGTCGCTCAATGCCTCCAATGCCTCCAATGCCTCGATCACGTGTGAATGGGGGCTGGTGCAGGGCGGCGAACGCCGACCCCTGCCGGCTTCCGGCGCGCTCGTCGAGGCAGGCCGGCCGGTCTATATCAGTGTTCGCAATCACGGCGAGACCCCCGTGTACGCCACGCTCGTGGACATCGGCATCGCCGGAAAAATCAGCGTCCTGACGGAGCTCGCGCCCTCCGGCGTCCGCCTCGCCCGCGGCGAGCAGCAGGAGTACGTCTACGGCTTCGACGACATCACCGGTGTCCTGGCAGGCGTACCCCTGGACTGGCCGGACGGCCTGGACCCGGTGCACACCCGCATGGAGACCGTGCTGCTCTTCCTGACGTCCGAACCCCAGGATTTCAGCGCGCTGTCCCAGCCGGGGATCGCCCGCTCCGCCGCCCAATCCGCCGCCGCAGCCCAGGCCTCGCCGCTGTCGGTCGTGCTGGACCAGATCGCCACGGGCCGCACCCGGGACCTGCGCGGGGTGGCGAGCTCGGCCGTCCGCTACGACGTGCGGAAGGTGGAGTTCGAGCTGGAGCCCGCGGGCGGGACCGGCGGGTTCCTGATCGAGGAGATGCCGGGTTCGCAGCCGGCCGGACCGACGGCCCGCGTGCACACCTGGGACGGCGCGGAGACTCCGGACGGCGCGGAGAACCCGAGCGGCGCGAGCGGCGCGAGCGGCCCGAGCGCCCCGAGCACCATGCCGGTCCCGAGCGCCGTGGCGGTCCGGCTGGACGAGCTGGTGATCCACCGCAACCGGGCCAGGTTCGGCGGCGCGGACGTCCGGATCGACGCGATCGTGCTGACCGGTGAGCCGCACTCGCCCCGGCCGGCGTTCCAGGCGCGGACCGAGCGGTTCTCCCGCATCCGCGACGGAGAGCCGCTTCCGTTGGACCGGATGCTGGTCTACCACGGCTCGGCGGCGGAGTACCTCGACATCGCGTTGTGGGTGTCCCGGGACCGGCCCGACGCCGTGGACCTCGGCGAGCTGCTCAGCGACGAGGTCGCCGCGTTCGAGATGCAGGAGGCCCTGGCGAAGATGGGCGGGGCGATGACCGGCCTGCCCTACGCCGCCGCCGCGGCGGCCATGGTGGGCGTCGGTGCCGTGGTCGTCAACGTCGCCTATCGGCTGCTGCGCGGCACGGTGAGCGACGTCATCGGCCTGTACCGGGGCTCGATGCTCGCCGCCGAGGGGTTCGGCGTCGGGCGCCATCCCGGTCAGGGAGTGCGCCGGGTCCAGGACTTCTCCTTCGCCTACAGCATCGACGACGTGTCCTGAACCGGCTGTCCGTCAGTTGGCGGGCAGACGGGGAATCGTGATTCGCCCAACGGAAGGAAGCAGAAGATGACCGGCCTGCACAGCACCGACAAGCAGATCATCGTGGACGGTGCGGAGTGGATCCTGCCCCCGGACGCGGACGCGGCCAAGATCTTCGACCAGATCGAGACCGCGCTCGAGAAGGGGACCATCGCGCGGATCGCCGTCCTGGACCAGAAGCGCCGCCGGGTCGAGATCATCGTCAACGGACGCACCCTCACCAGCGTGGTCCTGGACGCCTGCCTCGACCCGCGGCCGAGCGAGACCTCCGGCTGAGCACTCCAGCGCCGGTCCGGTCGCCCCGGGCGGGTGACCGGACCGCTGCGTGTGCTCCCCAGCCGACAGGAGATGTGTCATGTCGATCGACGCGGACAAGTACGAGGTCCACGCGGCCATCGCCGGCGCGGGGGACATCCTGCTCACCGCCGGATTCACCGGTGTCATCGGCTGGCGGCGGCCGGTGCCCGAGGGCCTCGCGGCCGTGGCCTCCTTCCTGCTGCACGCGGAACTCGCCGACGGCGGCCGCACACCGGCTGAAGCGGTCAGAGCGGTGCGCAGATGGCTTCGCGAGCCCGATCCCGCTGTGTTGCCGCCGCTGCTGGCCGCCCGGTTGCCGGCAGCGACCGCCTCGGCCGACGAGGATGGGAGTGCCCTGATCTACCGCGGACGGTGACACCGCCGCTTCGGATCCGGATGGGAGCCTAGGAGATCCACTCCTCCGGCACGTACAAGAGGTGTCCGCCGCGCAGATGGTCGATCACCGGCGCGAGGCGCGTCTTGACCGCTTCGTTGTCGATCCGGAAGTTCCCCGTCGCCTTCGGCAGGTTCAGGAGCACCAGATGCGGCTCGAAGTCGTCGGTGAAGTAGATCATCGCCCGGAACCACAGGGCCTTGTCGTCCTTCGTCGCCGAGTAGACCGGCAGATCCGGCAGCAGCGGCGCCTCCCAGGACTGGCCGTAACGGCTCTTGAGTTCGTGCAGCACCCCTTCGGCCTCGGCGATGCTCGAGGCCTTGAAGCGCTTGTACTCGATCGGGTCGGTGATCAGCAGTACGAGCTTCGTCGGGTGGCTGCGCCGGAGCACCTCCACGTACTCCCACATGGTCCCGGGCCCCGGGCCGGTACCGAGGACGACCAGCCTGGCGCCGTCGATGAGGTCGCCGACGGTGCCCTGCCAGTTGTCGAGCGGGAGGTACATCCGCAGCGCGCCCGCGCCGCCGGCCACCTTCTCGCCGGGGCTGCCCACCGCGAGCAGCGGGCCGAACTCCGAGAAGAGCGCGGCCAGTCGTTCCTCGTGGCTGCGGTCCGATTGCAGGATCCAGGACACGGGGTTGTTGAAGAAGTTCTGGTCGCGCTTCCCGGGGATGTGTCCCGATGACTTGACGTCCTGGTAGAACGGCCTCAGATACAGCACATACGAGCCCGCGGAAAGACCCTGCGCCGAGGTCACGATGTTGGCCAGATAGCGGTTCGCCAGCATCGTGGGACGGGACGCGAGCCGCATGACCACGGCGCTCATGCAGCCGGTCACGAGAAAAACGGCGTCGATCACGTAACCGGGAAGCGCGTTGTGGTCGATCATCCGTCCGATACTGCCGCCCATCCGCATCGCCATGACCGAGACGAGGAGCACCACGGCCCCGCCGATGCGCATCGCCAACCCCAGGATCCGAAGAATCAGGCCTCGGACCCGGTACTGGTGCGGCCGGGAGACGCCGTCCCCATCCGGCACATCCGTGGCCCGTGACGGTCGGCTCGGCAGTCCGATGAGCCAGACGATCGCACAGCCGCAGCCGATGATCGCGACGTCTCCGAGCGCTGATACCGCTCGCAACAGGTCGCCGGGCAACAGCCGGACTCCGCCCAGCACCCACGTCGCCCCCAGCGTCAGCCCGATGACGCGGGCGGCCCACCGGATCCTGCCTCGCAACCGCTGGGACCGGGGCAGCCGGACGCCATCCGGCGCGGTCACCGGGGTGGCGAGTCCGAAGCGTCGCCTGGCCGCGTTCCTCGCGGCGGTCCCCGACCGGAACACCGAGGCGCCCAGCAGCGCGATCAACGCCTCGATGAGAAGGCCTTCGAAGAACGCGAGCCGACCGGGACCAGGAAGACAGACGGTGATGCCGAGCAAGAGCGCGCCGAGCAACACCACCAGGCAGCCCAGTACACGGAGCAACCAGCACAGTGCGTACAGCGCCGCGCCGCCGATCGCCGCCGTTCCGGACACGGCGCCGCCGCCCGGCCCGGCCTGGCCGCCGAACCTGCTCGGGCGCCTGGCGGCCTTGAGCATGAGGCCGCCGTACCAGCCGATGGGAACACTGCACATCCCGATGCCGACATTGACGAGCCACATGGAGCCACCGTCATCGGTGGTGAGCAACGACTCTTGGAACCCGAGGACGAACGCCGCCACGGCGAGAAGAAGCAGGCTGATACCTCCGATCCGCAGCGGCTTGCTGCGTACCGGGGGCTTGCTCGCCGTGGAAGGCCTTCCGAGGATCTTCGGCCTCTCCGACTTCGGCCTCTCCGACTTCGGCCTCCCCGACATCGACCGGAAGTAGGCGCCGTCGGCGAGCGTGCCGAGCCTGAGGATCCCGTAGCAGATCCCGGCCAGCGCGAGGTCCAGCAGCACGACCTCATAGAACGGCGGACCCGTGAACGGTCCGTCCAGTGTCGACGGGCGTTTGCCGATGAACATGGGGCCGAAGATCGCACCGAGGAGAGCCAGGCCGGCACTCGCGAGATAGCAGGACAGAGCGGCGATCGTGAACAGGCGCCTGCGGAGTCCGCGATTCCGCGATGCCCGACTGCTCAGTGTGGTTCCCATGCCCAGACAGCTCCCAACCCGTCCCGGGGCGGCGCGAAACGGCGCAGCACTCATCGATCGAGCTCGTGGTTTTGCTCTGTGTTCCTGACGGACGAGGCGCGGTGGTGCGGCCGGCTGCTCAGCCCCGGCGTACACCCCGAGGCCAGATGACCGTGACGGGACGGCCCACGTCGTGGGCGTAGGAGACGATGTCCCCGCTGCCGCCCAGGCCCCTGGCGGGCTCGCCGTCCCAGACCGCCAGCAGCAGATCGCAGCGGTCGACGATGTGGCGGCCGGCCGCGTGGAACGCGGTCTCGCCGGGCTCGTCGAAGTCGAGCACGACGGTCTGCGCGGCGGCCGAGCTCAGTCGGCGGTATGAGGCCAGGTCCGCGGGGCCGAAGGTCTGCTCGTACCCGTGAGACGGGATCACCGTGTGCAGGACGCCTCCCGCCTCGAGCAGGAGCCGGGCGAAGAGCTGATCGGACCCGGCGGCCAGACAGCTCACTCCAAGAAGATCCTGCCGCGGGTCCTGCCGGTGGTCCTGCTGGTGGTCGTGCTGGAGGTCCCGTTGGAGGTCCCGCTGTTCGGCGATCAGGCGCCGCAGCTCGTTCTCGGCGTACGCGAAGGCCACCGCCGGCATCACCTGATGGCCGGTCAGGCCTATCGTGGTCACAGGTATCCCCGATCGGACAGGTGCCAGTAGTGCTGTCCGAGCGCGGTCAACCGGCACCCCAGGCTCTCCATGGCCGCGAAGTACAGGTGCTGGTGTCCGACCGGCTCGACCAGCTTGCTCGCGCGGCACGCCTGCAACTGGGCGAAGACCGCCTCGTGGACCGGGTCGCGCGGCAGGGCGTCCGGTTCGTAGCTGGGATCGAGCGGGAGGACGTGGTCGGGCGTCGGGAACCACTGGACCAGCAATCGCAGGGTCTTGACGTCCACGGCGGACCGGCAGTGGCGCAGCGGGTGCAGGCGTTCGATGTTGGCCTTGAAGGTGGGCCGCTGATCCCAGGCGCCGAAGGACTCGGACAAGAACGCGTAGACGCTGGCCACGGTAACGTGCCCCAGCACATCGGCCGCACCCCCGTCGAGCGCGGCCTCCAGGAACACGGAGAACCGCCCGCGACCGCGGCTCTCCCACGAGACCTGGTCGCCGCGGCTCGCGGCGAGGATCGAGACGCCCGAGCGCAGCACCGCGGCGCCGCTGTCGAGCAGCGCCATGGTGCCGGCGCCCCCGGCGAAGCAGCAGTCCAGGATGACCACCACCTCTTTCACGGCCGAGGCCCCGATGCGCTCGAGCACCTCGCGGAACGCCACCCCCGACGTCGCCCCGGTCCCGTCGGTGGTCCCGAGCACGACGTCTCCGTGTGCCTCCCGGCCGTGCCCGGCGAAGTAGAACAGCGCGAAGTCGGCACCCGGGCCGAGCAGCGCGTCCAGATCGGTGAGCAGCGCCTCGCGCAGCACGGTCCCGCGCACCGTCCGGCACTCGAAGTTCGGCGTGCCGTCCTCATGCCGGGCCAGCAGCGGCTCCAGCGCGCCCGCGTCGGCTGCGCAGCCGGACAGATCCCTGGCGTCGCCGTACTGGTCGACACCGACGAGCAGCGCTCGGCTCATGCCGTGCCCTCCCATTGCGAGCTGGCCCGCACCGAGGCCGCACGCGGGTCCCAGATCCCGCGGCCGACGATCGGCGCCATCGTCATCGCCCATCCGCCGCACACTCCTTGCCGGTCGCGCAAGCCCGGATGAGAATCGCAGAAGCCCCGAGTCCTCATGGACAGGACTGACGGACGGCGTCTGTGCGAGTAGGTATCGGATCGATCCGACACATACTTCCGTTCAGGTGGTATCAGCGTAGAACCGTCCCGACAGGACCGGTCCTCTTTTGGGATATACGGCTTGTGCTAGCCGGCCGGCTCGGCCGTGCTGCCGCCTGTGAGGCCCGCGGCAAGGTTTAACAGGCTTCTTACATGCTTGACGACGCCGCATCCTATCGAAGAACGGGCTAGACAACGCCGGGATGACTTTTACGCCGTCTCCACACCGGGCATGGCATTTCAGATGTTCCTCCACCACGCGGCCGCGATCCGCATTCCGGACCCGCGCGAACCCGGCGGCGCGCTGGTGGGCATGACCGAACTCACACGTCCCCCACCTGGGCGAAGGCGGACGGCGTCGGGGAAAGTAGTCGGCGGGTCGCCCTGATCGTCAGCTCGCGTACGTCCATCCCGTTCCCGTGGAGGATCAACGATGATCGAAGCCGTCACAGTCGCCACCGCACCATCCTCGATCGGCCTGGCCGGCAGTGCGTTCGGGGAGCCGCCGTGCTGATCGGGGTCCTCAAAGAAGCGCGCGTCGGGGAGACCCGGGTCTCCGCGACCCCGGCGACCGTGGAGCAGTTGCTGAAGCTCGGATACCGCGTGGCCGTCGAGCCAGGCGCGGGGGAGGCGTCCGGTTTCTTCGACGGCGCGTACGTCGAGGCGGGGGCGATCGTCAGCGGGATGGAGCGCGCCGATGTCGTGCTCGGTGTCAACGCGCCGGCCGCGGCCCAGCTCGACGCGGTCAAGGAGGGCGCGACGGTGATCGCGCTGCTGGCACCGGCGTTGAGTCCGGAGGTGGTCCAGGACCTGGGTCGGCGCCCGATCACGGCGCTGTCGATGGACGCCGTCCCGCGGATATCCCGGGCCCAGTCCCTGGACGTGTTGTCGTCGATGGCGAACATCGCCGGCTACCGGGCGGTCGTGGAGGCGGCGCACAGCTTCGGCCGGTTCTTCACCGGCCAGGTCACCGCCGCGGGCAAGGTCCCGCCGGCGAAGGTGCTCGTCGTGGGCGCCGGCGTCGCGGGCCTCGCGGCGATCGGCGCGGCGGGCTCGCTGGGAGCGATCGTGCGCGCCACCGACCCGCGTCCGGAGGTGGCCGACCAGGTGAGGTCGCTCGGCGGGGAGTACCTGTCGATCACCTCGTCCGAGGTCGAGGTGTCGGCCACCGGCTACGCCAAGGAGATGGGCGCCGACTACAAGGCCCTGGAGGCGCAGCTCTACGCCGACCAGTGCCGCGACGTCGACATCATCATCACCACGGCCCTGATCCCGGGCCGTCCGGCGCCGCGCATCATCACCGCGGAGATGGTCGCCTCGATGAAGGCCGGGTCGGTGATCGTCGACATGGCCGCGGCCAACGGCGGCAACGTCGAGGGGACCGTCAAGGACCAGGCCGTCGTCACCGCGAACGGGGTGACCCTCATCGGCTACACCGACCTCGCCGGACGGCTGCCCGCGCAGGCCTCCCAGCTGTACGGCACCAACCTGGTCAACCTGCTCAAGCTGATGACGCCGGCCAAGGACGGCGAGCTCGTCCTGGACTTCGACGACGTCGTGCAACGCTCGATCACCGTGGTCCGGCAGGGCGAGTCGACCTGGCCGCCGCCCCCGGTGCAGGTGTCCGCGAGCCCGGCTCCGACGCCAGCCACCGCACCACCACCGGCCGCGGCGAAAGCGCGGAAGCCGACCAGCCCCGCGGTGAAGTGGGGCCTGCTCGGCGGCGGCCTCGCGGTCTTCCTCCTGGTGCTGGCCACCGCGCCGGCGCCGATCCCGGCGCACTTCTCGACGCTGATGCTGGCGATCGTCATCGGCTACTACGTGATCGGCCACGTGGCGCACGCGCTGCACACCCCGCTGATGTCGGTGACCAACGCGATCTCCGGGATCGTCGTGGTCGGCGCGCTGGTGCAGATCGGGTCGCACGACCGGGCCGTGACCGTGCTCTCGGCGCTGGCCGTCCTGGTGGCCAGCATCAACATCTTCGGCGGCTTCGCGGTGACCCGGCGCATGCTCGCCATGTTCAGCAAGGGGGACGACTGAGATGTCCGTGGTTTCGGTCGTCGGCGCGACGGACATCGTCGCCGCCCTGTTGTTCATCCTGTCCTTGGCCGGACTGTCCAAGCACGAGACGTCCCGGGGCGGACTGCGCTTCGGCATGATCGGCATGGCGCTGGCCCTGACCGCCACCGTGTGGCTCGCGGTGAAGAACGCCGACCAGGCCCTGCCGGTCGTCCTGCTCTTCGCCGCGATCACCGTCGGGGCGACGATCGGACTGTGGCGCGCGAAGATCGTCGAGATGACCGGCATGCCGGAGCTCATCGCGCTGCTGCACTCGTTCGTGGGCCTGGCCGCGGTCGCGGTCGGCTGGTCGGGCCACCTCGAGCATCCCTCGTACGCCCTGGAATCGCTGTCCCGCATCCACTCCGCCGAGGTCGCCGTCGGCGTGTTCATCGGCGCCGTGACGTTCACCGGGTCGATCGTGGCCAACCTGAAGCTGTCGGCGCGCATCGGCTCCAGCCCGCTGATGCTGCCGGGCAAGAACCTGATCAACCTCGGCGCGCTGGCGGCGTTCGCGGCGCTCACCGTGGTCTACGTCGTCCACCCCTCGGCGCTCGCGCTGACCGTGCTGACCGTGCTGGCACTCGCCCTCGGCTGGCACCTGGTCGCCTCGATCGGCGGCGGCGACATGCCCGTGGTGGTGTCGATGCTGAACAGCTACTCCGGCTGGGCCGCGGCCGCCTCCGGCTTCCTGCTCGACAACGACCTGCTGATCGTGACCGGCGCCCTGGTCGGCTCCTCCGGCGCGTAC comes from the Catenulispora sp. MAP5-51 genome and includes:
- the pntB gene encoding Re/Si-specific NAD(P)(+) transhydrogenase subunit beta; amino-acid sequence: MSVVSVVGATDIVAALLFILSLAGLSKHETSRGGLRFGMIGMALALTATVWLAVKNADQALPVVLLFAAITVGATIGLWRAKIVEMTGMPELIALLHSFVGLAAVAVGWSGHLEHPSYALESLSRIHSAEVAVGVFIGAVTFTGSIVANLKLSARIGSSPLMLPGKNLINLGALAAFAALTVVYVVHPSALALTVLTVLALALGWHLVASIGGGDMPVVVSMLNSYSGWAAAASGFLLDNDLLIVTGALVGSSGAYLSYIMCQAMNRSFISVIAGGFGIEAGPAQDRDYGEHREITADNTADLLRGARTVVITPGYGMAVAQAQYGVADLTRRLRDKGVQVRFGIHPVAGRLPGHMNVLLAEAKVPYDIVLEMDEINEDFAETDVVLVIGANDTVNPAASEDPTSPIAGMPVLTVWEAENVIVFKRSMASGYAGVQNPLFFRENSAMLFGDAKDRVEDILRAL
- a CDS encoding Re/Si-specific NAD(P)(+) transhydrogenase subunit alpha, with translation MLIGVLKEARVGETRVSATPATVEQLLKLGYRVAVEPGAGEASGFFDGAYVEAGAIVSGMERADVVLGVNAPAAAQLDAVKEGATVIALLAPALSPEVVQDLGRRPITALSMDAVPRISRAQSLDVLSSMANIAGYRAVVEAAHSFGRFFTGQVTAAGKVPPAKVLVVGAGVAGLAAIGAAGSLGAIVRATDPRPEVADQVRSLGGEYLSITSSEVEVSATGYAKEMGADYKALEAQLYADQCRDVDIIITTALIPGRPAPRIITAEMVASMKAGSVIVDMAAANGGNVEGTVKDQAVVTANGVTLIGYTDLAGRLPAQASQLYGTNLVNLLKLMTPAKDGELVLDFDDVVQRSITVVRQGESTWPPPPVQVSASPAPTPATAPPPAAAKARKPTSPAVKWGLLGGGLAVFLLVLATAPAPIPAHFSTLMLAIVIGYYVIGHVAHALHTPLMSVTNAISGIVVVGALVQIGSHDRAVTVLSALAVLVASINIFGGFAVTRRMLAMFSKGDD
- a CDS encoding caspase domain-containing protein, with protein sequence MSGRALLIGGAVESLTGVENDVAAMAEALSARGLTVEPPLTGKDATRAAILEAYERLIASVAPGEAAVVYYSGHGGRALPPAAGSGSRSGSGPEPMDLQFIVPYDFDESGPDDFRGITSVELSVLLARLTVRTDNAVAIFDCCHSGRISREDRLRVKATSRTTTYGDLSAHIEKMRGQGLRTDLVPATGNPKAVRIVACAPEQLSYEYPGMGGKQIGIMTEALTLALKAAGTERVSWATLLDAVRLRVSSLVSGQRPEAEGPSRRLLFETEGDDRLDSLPVTVVGDGRVRLDCAPLLGVRQGDTFTVLSPAQDTIGDLTVDRVGPFSAQGEVAFAAGITEVPVGARARRITAAAPKLVVSVPPDIPHGAELDRALAASPLLRTAAGDEPWAARLRIDDDGAVTVADRVGALHEPRPSGEAGLAKAVRDLERLARAEALRGLDADTRWSLNASNASNASITCEWGLVQGGERRPLPASGALVEAGRPVYISVRNHGETPVYATLVDIGIAGKISVLTELAPSGVRLARGEQQEYVYGFDDITGVLAGVPLDWPDGLDPVHTRMETVLLFLTSEPQDFSALSQPGIARSAAQSAAAAQASPLSVVLDQIATGRTRDLRGVASSAVRYDVRKVEFELEPAGGTGGFLIEEMPGSQPAGPTARVHTWDGAETPDGAENPSGASGASGPSAPSTMPVPSAVAVRLDELVIHRNRARFGGADVRIDAIVLTGEPHSPRPAFQARTERFSRIRDGEPLPLDRMLVYHGSAAEYLDIALWVSRDRPDAVDLGELLSDEVAAFEMQEALAKMGGAMTGLPYAAAAAAMVGVGAVVVNVAYRLLRGTVSDVIGLYRGSMLAAEGFGVGRHPGQGVRRVQDFSFAYSIDDVS
- a CDS encoding caspase domain-containing protein; this encodes MSRALLVGVDQYGDARDLSGCAADAGALEPLLARHEDGTPNFECRTVRGTVLREALLTDLDALLGPGADFALFYFAGHGREAHGDVVLGTTDGTGATSGVAFREVLERIGASAVKEVVVILDCCFAGGAGTMALLDSGAAVLRSGVSILAASRGDQVSWESRGRGRFSVFLEAALDGGAADVLGHVTVASVYAFLSESFGAWDQRPTFKANIERLHPLRHCRSAVDVKTLRLLVQWFPTPDHVLPLDPSYEPDALPRDPVHEAVFAQLQACRASKLVEPVGHQHLYFAAMESLGCRLTALGQHYWHLSDRGYL